A stretch of Cyanobacterium sp. HL-69 DNA encodes these proteins:
- the recR gene encoding recombination protein RecR — translation MGPKSAQRLALHILKRPDKDAENLAQAIVDAKRRVGFCQRCFHLSAEPICNICSNPNRDETIICVVGDSKDVIALEKTREYQGKYHVLGGVISPMDGIGPEQLNITALVERVSREKTEEVILAINPSVEGETTTLYIAQLLKPFTRVTRIAFGLPMGGDLEYADEVTLARALEGRRDIDS, via the coding sequence GTGGGCCCTAAAAGCGCTCAAAGATTGGCTTTACATATCCTAAAACGTCCTGATAAAGATGCAGAAAATTTGGCTCAAGCCATTGTGGATGCAAAAAGAAGGGTTGGTTTCTGTCAGCGTTGTTTTCATCTTTCGGCTGAGCCTATTTGTAATATTTGTAGTAATCCTAATCGTGATGAGACGATTATATGTGTGGTGGGGGATTCTAAGGATGTTATTGCCCTAGAGAAGACTAGGGAATATCAAGGAAAATATCATGTTTTGGGGGGTGTTATTTCGCCGATGGATGGCATAGGGCCAGAGCAACTTAATATTACGGCATTGGTGGAAAGGGTAAGCCGAGAGAAGACGGAGGAGGTTATTTTGGCTATTAATCCTAGTGTGGAGGGGGAAACAACTACTCTTTATATTGCACAGTTGTTAAAGCCTTTTACTCGGGTTACTCGCATTGCGTTTGGTTTGCCCATGGGGGGTGATTTGGAATATGCGGATGAGGTGACATTGGCTAGGGCTTTGGAAGGGCGTAGGGACATTGATAGTTGA
- the purQ gene encoding phosphoribosylformylglycinamidine synthase subunit PurQ: MKFGIVVFPGSNCDRDVAMVTEGVLNQPTRFVWHQDTDIDDLDIIVVPGGFSYGDYLRCGAIARFSPIMNSIIKHAEAGKLVLGICNGFQVLTEAGLLPGALIRNRDLHFICDQVPVKVEHNNSIWTKNYSSEEVICLPIAHGEGNYYADEDTLKALEDNNQILFRYSNQKGEINGESNPNGSCYNIAGITNKKGNVLGMMPHPERASDDGLGFIDGKALFAGLC, encoded by the coding sequence ATGAAGTTTGGTATTGTTGTTTTTCCTGGTTCAAATTGCGATCGCGATGTAGCCATGGTAACGGAGGGGGTTTTGAATCAGCCTACCCGTTTTGTGTGGCACCAAGACACTGATATTGATGACCTTGACATCATTGTTGTGCCTGGGGGGTTTAGTTATGGAGATTATTTGCGCTGTGGTGCGATCGCCCGTTTTTCTCCTATCATGAATAGTATCATCAAACACGCCGAAGCAGGAAAGTTAGTATTAGGTATTTGTAACGGTTTTCAGGTACTCACAGAGGCTGGACTACTCCCTGGGGCGCTGATTCGTAACCGAGATTTACATTTTATTTGTGATCAAGTTCCTGTCAAAGTAGAACATAATAACTCTATCTGGACAAAAAATTATTCATCAGAAGAAGTCATTTGTTTACCCATTGCCCACGGTGAAGGAAATTATTACGCTGATGAAGATACTCTCAAGGCATTAGAAGATAATAATCAAATCTTATTCCGCTACTCTAACCAGAAAGGCGAAATTAACGGAGAATCCAACCCCAACGGCTCATGTTATAACATTGCAGGTATTACCAACAAAAAAGGTAACGTTTTAGGAATGATGCCCCATCCTGAAAGGGCTAGTGATGATGGACTCGGTTTTATTGATGGAAAAGCTTTATTTGCAGGGCTTTGTTAA
- the purS gene encoding phosphoribosylformylglycinamidine synthase subunit PurS produces MKKYSVRVYVTLRASVLDTAGTAVESGLHQLGYEGVEGVRIGKYIELNVTAQSQEKAEADLHEMCDKLLSNPVIENYRFELNPVEA; encoded by the coding sequence ATGAAAAAGTATTCTGTGCGTGTGTATGTAACTTTAAGGGCTTCTGTGCTTGATACGGCTGGAACTGCTGTGGAGTCAGGTTTACACCAGTTGGGCTATGAAGGAGTCGAGGGGGTGCGCATTGGTAAATATATTGAGTTGAATGTGACGGCACAGAGTCAGGAAAAGGCTGAGGCGGATTTACATGAAATGTGTGACAAACTTTTGAGTAATCCTGTCATTGAAAATTATCGTTTTGAGTTAAATCCTGTGGAGGCTTAG